Proteins co-encoded in one Gammaproteobacteria bacterium genomic window:
- a CDS encoding ABC transporter permease subunit, with protein MLMWRGLLSLLILILIWQVLVMAFHLPVYILPSPYEVLQALIVHASLIMANAIPTVVETLTGLLLGILLGAIIALALAQVVIIRYWLLPIIIAGQAIPTFAIAPLLVLWFGYGMTSKIITVMLMLFFPVASAFYEGLTRTKSEWLDMAKIMQGKNYLVLWHLRIPHALPNLAVGIKVATALAPIGAVISEWVGASKGLGFLMLNASARLEIPLMFACIAVITLFSLSLYGIVNKVLATTIKW; from the coding sequence ATGTTGATGTGGCGAGGCTTACTTTCCCTGCTTATTTTAATCTTAATATGGCAAGTGTTAGTGATGGCATTTCATTTGCCAGTCTACATCCTGCCTAGCCCTTACGAAGTGCTACAAGCGTTAATAGTTCACGCCAGTCTCATTATGGCTAATGCCATTCCCACCGTCGTAGAGACCTTGACTGGGCTTTTACTGGGTATTTTGCTGGGAGCCATTATTGCGCTTGCACTGGCTCAGGTGGTTATTATTCGCTATTGGTTGCTACCGATTATTATTGCGGGCCAGGCCATTCCTACTTTTGCCATTGCACCTTTATTAGTGCTTTGGTTTGGTTATGGAATGACCTCCAAAATAATAACCGTGATGCTCATGCTTTTTTTCCCCGTCGCCAGTGCATTTTATGAAGGCCTAACGAGAACCAAATCTGAATGGTTGGATATGGCGAAAATTATGCAGGGAAAAAATTATTTGGTTTTATGGCATCTTCGCATACCCCATGCCTTGCCCAATTTAGCGGTCGGCATAAAAGTTGCGACCGCATTGGCGCCGATCGGAGCGGTGATAAGTGAATGGGTGGGAGCAAGTAAGGGATTGGGTTTTCTGATGTTAAATGCAAGTGCGCGTCTAGAAATTCCACTCATGTTTGCGTGTATCGCCGTCATTACACTATTTTCTTTATCCCTTTATGGAATTGTTAACAAAGTGCTAGCAACAACAATAAAGTGGTAA
- a CDS encoding ABC transporter ATP-binding protein — MAIVPGIQIKDAFLEYDHHLLFQGLNLTIPAAKWTCLLAPSGAGKTSLLRFIAGLQPSANSLHPVVATDGQTLEGRIAYLAQNEQPLPWLTALENVVIGMALRGEKISATASQQAASLLSRVGLKKHVHSLPHMLSGGMKQRVLLARTLFEDKPVILMDEPFAALDVITRTHIGELAAELLKDRTVVLVTHDPLEALRFGHRIYVMSGKPAEIKTEINLSDNPPRELTNHHLLSRHAEILETLSHAKEVMEC, encoded by the coding sequence ATGGCAATTGTTCCTGGCATTCAAATAAAAGACGCTTTTCTCGAGTACGATCATCATCTGTTATTTCAAGGCTTAAATCTCACGATTCCCGCTGCAAAATGGACCTGCTTACTCGCTCCGAGTGGCGCGGGGAAGACCAGTCTATTGAGATTTATCGCTGGATTGCAACCCAGTGCTAATTCGTTACATCCTGTCGTCGCGACAGATGGACAAACCCTTGAGGGCAGAATCGCTTATCTTGCGCAAAATGAACAACCATTGCCCTGGTTGACTGCGTTGGAGAATGTTGTCATAGGGATGGCGCTACGTGGAGAGAAAATTAGCGCTACTGCAAGTCAGCAGGCGGCTTCTCTACTTTCTCGTGTAGGATTAAAAAAACATGTCCACTCCCTGCCTCACATGCTTTCGGGGGGAATGAAGCAGAGGGTCCTCTTAGCGCGCACGCTTTTTGAAGACAAACCAGTGATTTTAATGGATGAACCTTTTGCAGCGCTAGATGTCATTACGCGTACCCATATCGGGGAGTTAGCCGCGGAATTACTCAAGGACCGCACCGTAGTGTTAGTCACCCATGATCCTTTGGAAGCATTAAGATTCGGTCACCGTATTTATGTCATGTCAGGCAAACCAGCTGAGATAAAAACAGAAATTAATTTATCAGATAATCCCCCACGCGAATTAACCAATCACCATTTATTATCCAGGCATGCTGAAATACTTGAAACATTAAGCCATGCAAAAGAGGTAATGGAATGTTGA